A section of the Flavobacteriales bacterium genome encodes:
- a CDS encoding RNA polymerase sigma factor: MSDAKQTSFMQAYKDCHGPFLRYCSAIAYGRMDVQDLVQDVLLSAYQQFDRIERKDQLLHYLVRTARNRAASAWKLGRRSADLCERQAARLQQHGATPEQLVDVQLLYRALDQLPAQQREALVLFEVSGLSMAEIAVIQNCAEGAVKTRVSRARAALRGRLDGRPKLPVAATLQLLILLLP, translated from the coding sequence GTGAGCGACGCGAAGCAGACCTCCTTCATGCAGGCCTACAAGGACTGCCACGGTCCGTTCCTTCGGTACTGTTCGGCCATCGCGTACGGGCGCATGGATGTGCAGGACCTGGTCCAGGACGTGTTGTTGTCCGCATACCAGCAGTTCGACCGTATCGAGCGGAAGGACCAGTTGCTGCACTACCTGGTACGGACCGCACGGAACCGTGCCGCCAGCGCGTGGAAGCTGGGCCGGCGATCGGCCGACCTGTGCGAACGGCAGGCGGCGCGCCTGCAGCAGCACGGTGCCACACCTGAGCAGCTGGTCGATGTGCAGTTGCTGTACAGGGCCTTGGACCAGCTGCCTGCGCAGCAGCGCGAGGCCCTGGTCCTGTTCGAGGTCTCCGGCCTCAGCATGGCCGAGATCGCGGTGATCCAGAACTGCGCGGAGGGTGCGGTCAAGACCCGCGTGAGCCGGGCCCGCGCCGCTCTGAGGGGCCGGTTGGACGGTCGTCCAAAACTCCCGGTGGCCGCAACCCTGCAATTGCTGATCCTTCTGCTCCCATGA
- a CDS encoding DUF2807 domain-containing protein, giving the protein MNPRAHDGIDLHLLRDLPEELSLEQVERFIITLPPTQPPGSGSGGSFFKLNSILMSTAGLLLVGLSIHLFTSGGAASPSPSAPADLVSPATVFDAPATVLPTEAKPQQQPRPAPSVALAAPAPTPEADTPPDPAPVPDPVPASAPAPVQGPIATDPAVVIAEPIKEGDARRYDLSGFTAVQVRGSMDVVLEQGPYEVVAEGDEDVLDRLSILMEGQVLRIANGGKSSRNGTCNASGAQVRVRMPQVSELEVYGSGGITAGAMTANGPLRLLLQGSGSLVMGSALGAASLTVDLAGSGDVRCGAMDVSGTTAVNLSGSGDVVLEGRTARLSIDLAGSGDVDASGVESTGTTATLVGSGDILLGRTGPLEQRITGSGRIEVQGSPGGHAPQGEGSRSY; this is encoded by the coding sequence ATGAACCCACGCGCCCACGACGGGATCGACCTGCACCTGCTGCGTGACCTTCCCGAGGAACTGAGCCTCGAGCAGGTGGAGCGATTCATCATAACCCTGCCACCCACCCAACCGCCCGGATCCGGGTCGGGGGGATCATTCTTCAAACTCAACTCCATCCTCATGAGCACTGCAGGCCTCCTCCTTGTCGGACTGAGCATTCATCTGTTCACCAGTGGCGGTGCGGCATCCCCATCGCCGAGCGCTCCGGCGGACCTGGTCTCGCCCGCCACGGTGTTCGATGCCCCGGCGACCGTGCTGCCCACCGAGGCCAAGCCGCAGCAACAACCTCGGCCTGCGCCGTCCGTGGCGCTCGCAGCGCCCGCCCCGACCCCCGAGGCTGATACGCCCCCTGATCCCGCTCCTGTTCCCGATCCCGTTCCTGCCTCCGCGCCCGCCCCTGTGCAGGGTCCGATCGCAACGGACCCGGCGGTCGTCATCGCGGAGCCCATCAAGGAAGGAGATGCCCGCCGATACGACCTGAGCGGGTTCACGGCGGTGCAGGTGCGCGGCAGCATGGACGTGGTGCTCGAGCAAGGTCCGTACGAAGTGGTGGCCGAGGGCGACGAGGATGTCCTGGACCGGCTGAGCATCCTGATGGAAGGGCAGGTGCTGCGCATCGCCAACGGCGGTAAGTCAAGCCGCAACGGCACTTGCAATGCGTCCGGAGCCCAGGTGCGCGTGCGGATGCCGCAGGTGTCGGAACTGGAGGTGTACGGCTCGGGTGGGATCACGGCCGGAGCCATGACCGCCAATGGGCCGCTGCGCTTGCTGCTGCAGGGCTCGGGCAGCCTTGTGATGGGCTCCGCCCTGGGGGCCGCTTCGCTGACGGTGGACCTGGCGGGCTCCGGCGATGTGCGATGCGGCGCCATGGACGTGAGCGGTACCACCGCGGTGAACCTGAGCGGAAGCGGCGATGTGGTCCTGGAAGGCCGCACAGCACGGCTGTCGATCGATCTGGCCGGTTCCGGCGATGTGGATGCGTCGGGTGTGGAAAGCACCGGGACCACGGCCACGCTGGTGGGATCGGGCGATATTCTTCTGGGCCGGACGGGACCGTTGGAGCAACGCATCACCGGTTCCGGTCGGATCGAAGTGCAAGGGAGCCCTGGCGGCCATGCGCCACAAGGGGAAGGTTCACGGTCCTACTAG
- the yaaA gene encoding peroxide stress protein YaaA — translation MLVLLSPAKDLAKETPVIRGATQPALLEHALPLVNKLRTLSAKKLADLMDLSPALGELNRQRYERWSTPFTPKNARPAVFTFNGEVYRGLDARSLSAADLDFGQHHLRILSGLYGVLRPLDLMQDYRLMMGTTFGVGKARNLYAYWNDRIAEVLRADLERSGSDVVVNLASAEYSKAARLGRLGARVITPEFKDKAPGGYKSLQVYVKFQRGALARYILQHRILEADRIKAYDGDGYRFSPADSTETKWVFLRDKRPPLVTKRLAGGRVR, via the coding sequence ATGCTCGTACTGCTTTCGCCCGCCAAGGACCTCGCCAAGGAAACACCCGTCATCCGAGGGGCCACCCAACCCGCGCTGCTGGAGCACGCCCTCCCGTTGGTGAACAAGCTGCGGACGCTTAGCGCGAAGAAACTCGCCGACCTCATGGACCTGAGCCCCGCGTTGGGCGAGCTGAACCGACAGCGGTACGAGCGCTGGTCGACACCCTTCACCCCGAAGAACGCCCGCCCCGCAGTGTTCACCTTCAACGGCGAGGTGTACCGCGGCCTGGATGCAAGGTCGCTCTCCGCAGCCGACCTTGACTTCGGGCAGCACCATCTGCGCATCCTCAGCGGGCTCTACGGCGTCCTTCGGCCGTTGGACCTCATGCAGGACTACCGCCTGATGATGGGCACAACCTTCGGTGTCGGCAAGGCCAGGAACCTGTATGCCTATTGGAATGATCGCATCGCCGAGGTCCTGAGGGCCGATCTGGAGCGGTCCGGCTCCGATGTGGTGGTGAACCTGGCCTCCGCCGAGTACAGCAAGGCCGCGCGGCTCGGCAGGCTCGGTGCCCGTGTGATCACACCCGAGTTCAAGGACAAGGCGCCGGGCGGCTACAAGTCCCTGCAGGTGTATGTGAAGTTCCAGCGCGGTGCGCTGGCGCGTTATATCCTGCAACACCGCATCCTGGAGGCCGACCGCATCAAGGCTTACGACGGGGATGGGTATCGCTTCTCCCCTGCGGACAGCACGGAGACGAAGTGGGTGTTCCTGCGGGACAAGCGGCCGCCCTTGGTCACGAAGCGCCTGGCCGGAGGAAGGGTGCGCTGA
- a CDS encoding PKD domain-containing protein, with the protein MRFRTALVATTLAASCPVAATHISGGEIFYECLGNNQYEVTLIVYRDCFGVQLDNEVDLVFDSPCDSFTVTLDTPNPVELSQLCDLELPNSTCNGGTLPGIEQYTYTTVVTLPPCDHWTMGWIGRNRNAAVANLVNPDDEAMYIATTLDNTVDPCDNSPVLTNIASPYVCLNYPVTYSYGGYDPDGDSLSYALVDALDEFGQPIAYVAPYTGAQPISGITIDPVTGLLSFTPMLAGNWVVVVEVSEWDSLGNLIGTVMRDMQFIAYPCANVPPDPATGTIGGFTGAAVQTGANSVEVCESGSFCMSFDIADINAANVLEATTNLQQNLPGATFSYTGTNPITCTVCWNGQPGTSGFFPFIVQVNDGACPIPAVQTYVYAITVLPGMAITVDTQDESCAGNLDGQVTVNVTAGTGPFQYTWAGLPDTTSTIQVGAGVYAVTVTDANGCISQPTSAVVNAQAQPNQANAGADQLGCLGALPVTLSGTVTNATGGIWSGGQGTFAGTGLNVTYQPTAAELASGGVDLLLTTTGNPLCAADVDTVHVVLSDDLLNASVTGSDALCNATATGTASFQPVLPGMSFVWNAPGAPTTPQVSGLPAGTYGVTVTDAAGCDTTLSITIGQPDALILGALSVVDEPCAGLGGGSISATVNGGTAPYTYAWSQGATTPSVNVGVGTYTVIITDANGCTPVSGSATVNATAQPNQANAGPDLVGCLNELPVTLTGTVTNATGGTWSGGTGTWLNNGLTATYMPSAAEVQQGGAALLLTTTGNPGCPPDVDTAVVIISKSFLNAGLSATATSCHDGADGTALFTPNDTSFSYLWNDPGAQASNPATGLAAGTYAVTVTDVLGCDTTMSITIAEPAPLQATLTQSGDPLCAGGNNGWATVSASGGTPGYTYQWDAAANSQMGPTANGLGAGTYGVTATDANGCTVQLSAQLGAPPPIQLTAQAPDTVCVNVPVPLTAQAFGGTGNLLISWSGIGVGTQLTHAFSTSQNVVVTVVDANGCSGPTVTLPVTVLDLNDAQLITAGSGTVCPGDTTTVSAQVMGYPSSVQLNWPQLGVAGPGPHSVVVNTDMTLTVTATDQCGNTLQAVVPLQVDEPPVFTLPAIFAEGCAPLTVQFPDTLVSGNLTYLWDFGDGATSAAPAPVHTFQAGTFGVSLTVTTALGCSSTSPAPGLVIAHAPPTAAFAASTTSTDIDNALIHFTDGSTGAITSYAWDFDDGTTSDQQDVSHQFMDVGLFNVALVVMDVQGCSDTAWVTVEVTPDHEVVIPTGFTPNPGGGGGGGYDPNDLSNDVFYPFARFVDDFRMRIYNRWGELIFESLDIQRGWDGYYRGQLSPQDVYVYQVWLRFVDGKERQLVGDITLFR; encoded by the coding sequence ATGCGGTTCAGGACCGCGCTCGTGGCGACCACGCTGGCCGCGTCCTGCCCTGTAGCGGCCACGCACATCAGCGGCGGCGAGATCTTCTACGAGTGCCTCGGGAACAACCAGTACGAGGTGACGCTCATCGTCTACCGGGACTGTTTCGGGGTCCAACTGGACAATGAGGTCGACCTGGTCTTCGACAGTCCCTGCGACAGCTTCACCGTGACCCTGGACACTCCCAACCCGGTCGAGCTGTCACAACTCTGCGACCTCGAACTTCCGAACAGCACCTGCAACGGCGGCACGCTGCCGGGCATCGAGCAGTACACCTACACCACGGTGGTGACACTTCCGCCATGCGACCACTGGACGATGGGCTGGATCGGCCGGAACCGCAACGCCGCAGTGGCCAATCTGGTGAACCCGGATGATGAGGCGATGTACATCGCCACCACGCTCGACAATACGGTGGACCCTTGCGACAACAGCCCGGTGCTGACCAACATCGCCAGCCCTTACGTCTGCCTGAACTATCCGGTGACGTACAGCTACGGTGGCTATGACCCGGACGGCGACTCCCTCAGCTATGCCCTGGTGGATGCGCTGGACGAATTCGGTCAACCCATCGCCTACGTGGCGCCCTACACCGGTGCGCAGCCCATCAGTGGCATCACGATCGACCCCGTCACCGGCCTGCTGAGCTTCACCCCGATGCTGGCCGGCAACTGGGTGGTGGTGGTGGAAGTGAGCGAGTGGGACTCCCTGGGCAACCTCATCGGCACGGTGATGCGCGACATGCAGTTCATCGCGTATCCCTGCGCGAACGTTCCTCCGGACCCGGCCACTGGGACCATTGGCGGCTTCACCGGTGCGGCCGTGCAGACCGGCGCCAACAGTGTGGAGGTCTGTGAGTCAGGTTCGTTCTGCATGTCCTTCGACATCGCCGATATCAACGCGGCGAACGTGCTGGAAGCCACCACCAACCTTCAGCAGAACCTGCCCGGAGCCACCTTCTCCTACACGGGTACCAACCCGATCACGTGCACGGTCTGCTGGAACGGTCAGCCCGGCACCTCCGGGTTCTTTCCCTTCATCGTGCAGGTGAACGATGGTGCCTGCCCGATCCCGGCCGTACAGACCTACGTATACGCCATCACGGTACTGCCGGGCATGGCGATCACCGTGGATACGCAGGATGAGAGCTGTGCGGGGAACCTGGACGGACAGGTGACCGTGAACGTCACCGCCGGCACCGGACCGTTCCAATACACCTGGGCCGGTCTTCCGGACACCACCTCGACGATCCAGGTGGGCGCCGGTGTCTACGCCGTGACGGTCACCGACGCCAACGGGTGCATCTCCCAACCCACTTCGGCGGTGGTGAACGCACAGGCCCAGCCGAACCAGGCCAATGCGGGCGCCGATCAACTGGGCTGCCTGGGCGCGTTGCCGGTCACCCTGAGCGGCACGGTGACCAACGCCACCGGCGGCATTTGGAGCGGAGGTCAGGGCACCTTTGCCGGAACGGGCCTGAACGTGACGTACCAGCCCACGGCGGCCGAACTGGCCTCCGGCGGGGTCGACCTTCTGCTCACCACCACGGGCAACCCCTTGTGTGCGGCCGATGTGGACACGGTGCACGTGGTGCTGAGCGATGACCTGCTGAACGCCAGCGTGACGGGATCGGACGCCTTGTGCAACGCCACGGCCACGGGCACCGCGTCCTTCCAACCGGTGCTACCGGGCATGAGCTTCGTCTGGAACGCGCCTGGCGCGCCCACGACACCCCAGGTGAGCGGCCTTCCCGCGGGCACGTACGGAGTGACCGTGACCGACGCTGCCGGCTGCGATACGACCCTGAGCATCACCATCGGCCAGCCGGACGCGCTCATCCTGGGCGCACTGAGCGTGGTGGATGAACCGTGCGCCGGCCTGGGCGGTGGGAGCATCAGTGCCACCGTGAACGGCGGTACGGCCCCGTACACCTACGCGTGGAGCCAAGGGGCCACCACCCCGTCCGTGAACGTGGGCGTCGGCACCTATACGGTCATCATCACCGATGCCAACGGCTGCACCCCGGTGAGCGGTTCGGCCACGGTGAACGCCACCGCACAGCCCAACCAGGCCAACGCAGGCCCCGACCTCGTGGGCTGCCTGAACGAACTTCCGGTGACGCTCACCGGGACGGTGACCAACGCCACGGGAGGCACATGGAGCGGCGGCACCGGCACCTGGTTGAACAACGGGCTGACGGCCACCTACATGCCCAGTGCTGCAGAGGTGCAGCAGGGCGGTGCGGCCCTCCTCCTCACCACCACCGGCAACCCGGGCTGCCCGCCCGATGTCGACACCGCCGTGGTGATCATCAGCAAGAGCTTTCTGAACGCGGGCCTTTCCGCCACGGCCACGAGCTGCCACGACGGCGCCGATGGCACGGCCCTGTTCACACCGAATGACACCAGTTTCAGCTACCTGTGGAACGATCCCGGCGCACAGGCCAGCAACCCGGCCACCGGACTTGCGGCCGGCACCTATGCGGTCACGGTCACCGATGTGCTGGGCTGCGACACGACCATGAGCATCACGATCGCGGAGCCGGCACCGCTGCAGGCCACGCTGACCCAGAGCGGCGATCCGCTCTGCGCCGGCGGGAACAATGGATGGGCCACGGTGAGCGCATCCGGCGGAACACCGGGATACACGTACCAGTGGGACGCGGCGGCGAACAGCCAGATGGGCCCGACCGCCAATGGGCTCGGCGCAGGCACCTACGGGGTCACCGCCACCGATGCCAATGGATGCACCGTGCAGCTGAGCGCCCAGCTCGGGGCTCCGCCGCCGATCCAATTGACCGCCCAGGCACCGGACACGGTGTGCGTGAACGTGCCCGTACCCCTTACCGCACAGGCGTTCGGAGGAACGGGCAACCTCCTCATCAGCTGGAGCGGCATCGGCGTGGGCACCCAGTTAACGCATGCCTTCAGCACCTCGCAGAACGTGGTGGTGACCGTGGTGGACGCGAACGGATGCAGCGGGCCCACGGTGACCCTCCCGGTGACCGTGCTGGATCTGAACGACGCGCAGCTGATCACCGCCGGATCAGGCACGGTATGCCCGGGCGATACGACCACGGTCTCGGCGCAGGTGATGGGGTATCCCTCGTCCGTACAACTGAACTGGCCTCAACTGGGCGTGGCGGGGCCAGGCCCGCACAGCGTGGTGGTGAACACGGACATGACCCTGACGGTGACCGCCACGGACCAATGCGGCAACACGCTGCAGGCGGTGGTGCCGCTGCAGGTGGATGAACCACCGGTGTTCACCCTGCCGGCGATCTTCGCTGAAGGGTGCGCGCCATTGACGGTGCAGTTCCCGGACACCCTGGTGAGCGGCAACCTCACCTATCTGTGGGATTTCGGCGACGGTGCGACGTCCGCCGCTCCGGCGCCCGTTCATACGTTCCAGGCGGGCACCTTCGGCGTAAGCCTCACCGTGACCACGGCGCTGGGATGCAGCAGTACATCGCCCGCGCCGGGCCTGGTGATCGCGCACGCTCCGCCCACCGCCGCCTTCGCCGCGAGCACCACGAGCACGGACATCGACAACGCGCTGATCCACTTCACCGACGGCAGCACCGGTGCGATCACCAGTTACGCCTGGGACTTCGACGACGGCACCACGAGCGACCAGCAGGACGTGTCGCACCAGTTCATGGATGTGGGCCTCTTCAATGTGGCACTGGTGGTGATGGACGTGCAGGGATGCAGCGACACGGCGTGGGTGACGGTGGAGGTGACGCCGGACCACGAGGTGGTGATCCCCACGGGCTTCACCCCGA